A region of Necator americanus strain Aroian chromosome I, whole genome shotgun sequence DNA encodes the following proteins:
- a CDS encoding hypothetical protein (NECATOR_CHRI.G3300.T1) — MDNIDDEYEQHIEHFHDCTKAKSFNTTKRRPSPKTLKLIHQHGAARDACDRELTSELAKLCRKAIKENLKERRAKMLPDAAEVGKSIHYARRNFANRKTMTTVFRTPDGTPTASRRGMEKVIHDFYLDLFDSNVHLPPHHLREDGHVISKVFPSEVRHAIMSVKNSTSSGLDRIKPEHLKYPPPVLINTFARLFTRYLSEWKVPKQWKTSKTVPLYKKRDPQNIGNYRRICLLSVIYKLFTRIIVNGIERKLDKGHSCEQVGFQKGFTMIDQLYTISKRIEVSQE, encoded by the coding sequence atggacaacatcgacgatgAATATGAACAGCATATAGAACAttttcacgactgcacgaaagcgaagagtttcaaCACTACCAAGAGACGCCCGTCTCCGAAAACCCTAAAGCTGATACATCAGCATGGAGCCGCACGAGATGCATGCGACcgagaactcacgtccgagctcgcaaagctttgcagaaaggcgataaaagaaaatctcaaagagagaagagcaaaaaTGTTGCCTGACGCTGCAGAGGTGGGAAAGAGCATTCACTACGCCCGTcggaacttcgccaatcgtaaaacaatGACGACTGTTTTCCGGACTCCAGATGGAACACctacagcatcgagaagggggatggaaaaggtcattcacgacttctacttagatctcttcgacagcaacgtccacttgcctcctcaccatctgagggaagatggacatgtcatttcAAAGGTCTTcccttccgaagtccgacatgctatcatgtcggtgaagaatAGTACTTCAAGCGGTCTCGACAGGATTaagcctgaacatctgaagtacccaccgccagtcctcatcaacacattTGCGAGGCTTttcactcgttatctgtcggaatggaAGGTTCCcaagcaatggaaaaccagcaagaccgtgccGTTGTATAAGAAAAGAGACCCACAaaacatcggcaactatcgccgaatctgcttactgtctgtcatctacaagctcttcacaagaatAATTGTAAACGGGATAGAAAGAAAGTTAGATAAAGGACACTCATGCGAGCAAGTAGGGTTTCAAAAAGGATTCACTATGATTGACCAACTATACACGATTTCAAAACGCATAGAAGTATCGCAAGAGTAG
- a CDS encoding hypothetical protein (NECATOR_CHRI.G3299.T1), which produces MRGLEWDNMGVKVEGRDYHHLRFADDIVLITSSINQAERMLAEFDETSKKIGLLLNLDKTMLKRNGWVFGAPLPLNGANISECSSYAYLGREINEGSDLRARQKETSGLGDIQEHQGCNQED; this is translated from the coding sequence atgcgaggtttggaatgggataacatgggagtgaaagttgaagGTCGCGACTatcaccatcttcgtttcgctgatgacatcgttctaataacatcaagcatcaatcaggcggagcgaatgctggccgaatttgatgaaacgtctAAAAAAATCGGTCTTCTGCTGAacctagacaagacgatgCTCAagaggaacggatgggtttttGGTGCCCCATTACCCCTCAACGGAgcgaatatatccgaatgtTCCAGCTATGcatatctaggtcgggaaatcaacGAAGGATCTGACCTCCGAGCTaggcagaaggaaacgagcggcttagGGGACATACAAGAGCATCAGGGATGTAATCAAGAGGA